Genomic window (Polaribacter batillariae):
GTGCCACTTTTATCGAATGTATATACGATATTACTTGTTTTTAAACTCAGGTTTAAAAGATCTTTTACGACAATAATACCTTTTTTTAGAATTACTTCTGGTAATTTTTCAAAAAGATGATTTTCGTAAACAAAGGTGTAATTTGTTTGGTTTTTTATTAACTCAAAAACCTCTTCTACAGAGACTGTTTTATCTGAATCAATTTTAATTTTTGCGTTTTGAGACAATCCTTCATTTGGTACTAACGCAAACGAAATTGTGCAGAATAAGAATATGAACGTTCTCATAATAGTAGTTAATAGTTTTTTTCTTAAAAAGAAAAAAACTCCAGTAAATTTAATTTCCATAAATTTGTTAAGTGTTAAATTAATTAGCATGATTATAGGGAATGTTGGTTTTTATATTGTGAGAGATTGACAAAACCGCATTCCTTTTTTTATTTCTTAAAATCTAGACTTCCATTATTTTTCTCATAATTTATATTGCTTGTATTTGTAATTGATTTTAAAATTAGATCTAAATTTTGTTTTTTGTTTAAAACTCCATTAAACTTTAAATTTTTAATTTTTTCATCTTTTATATTTATATCTACATCGTACCATCTAGAAAGCACTTTTGCAATTTCAAATAATGATGTGTTTTTAAATGTAAAAAAACCTCTAACCCAAGATATTTGTTCATCTGCATTAACTTTCTTTAAAATAGCACTTGCATCTAATTTGTTATAAATAAATTGCTCATTGGGTTTTAAATATGTTTTTTTACCATCTATATTCTCGATTAAAACACGTCCTTCTTTTAGAGTTGTAATTATTTCTCTATCTTCTGGGTATGCCTTAATATTAAAATGTGTCCCTAAAACATTTACTTCTTGCAAAGCGTGAACTACCTTAAAACCATCTCCAGAATGTTTTTTACTCGATGAAACTTCAAAATAAGCTTCGCCATAAATAAGTTCTACAACTCTTGTTTTTCCATCAATAAAATTTACGGGATATTTTAATTTAGATTCAGAATTTAGCCAAACCTTAGTTCCATCTTCCAAAACTAAAGAATACTCACCACCTCTACTCGTCGTTAAAAAATTATAAGCTATTTCTGTTAGATTTTCTTTCTCTTTCTCTTTTAAAGCGTCTTCTACTTTATAATATTCTAATGTTTTATTTTTATTTTTAACATTTAACACTTCAATATTAGTATTGTCTTCTAGACTAATGTTCTCTCCGTTATTTAAAGTAAGTGTAACTTTTTTTAAGTTATCATACTTAACAACAGCTTCTTTTACAGGAACTTTTTTTCCTGACATGTTAAAAAAGTAAAAAACTGAAAAAAATAAAGCAATTGAAGCTACTACTGCAAAATATTTCTTGTTGTTGTTTTTATGATGATTTTTAGTTGTTCTTTGTACAATAGAATTCCATTTTTTCTCTTTTTCTAAAATATAATCAGAAAACTCCTTATTATTTTTTACTTTATGAAAATACTCTTGATGTTCTTTTGATTCTGAATACCAAGTCTCGAATTCCTCTTTTTCTTTTTCTGAAAGAGTATTGTTAATTTTTTTTATAATTAATTTAAATTCCATAAACATCTATTTAAACAGAGGCTTTTGATAGCATTTTTAACTAAGACAGTTTAAAACTAAAAAAGGGTTACAAAAAAGTTAATTAATTATTAAAAAAACATGATGAAACCTGTTGTACATTTCGATAAAATTCTGTCAATTCGAGGAAATCTTACGATTAAAATGAATAAAATTGGTGTAGAGAATAAAAATTTTAGTTTTTTAAATAGTTCTTGATACCATTTTTCGATCCTCAAAATCACTCGAACTAACGACAATTTTTGCATATTTTTAAGTAAAAATGCACAACAGGTAATTAATTTCGAGCAAGATTATCTAAAATTCATTAATTATTTAAGAATAGGAATAGTAAAAATAGTATTAAAGATTTATCAAACTTAACTTTAGCCCTTTTCAGTTGAGTTTTTACTGTATTTATAGAAATATTTAGTTCGTCTGCTATTTCTTTATACTTGTAATTTTCTATAAATTTTAGTTTAAAAATCTTTTGCATTTTTTTTGGCATTGTTTGTACCACCTGCATAATTTTTTGATATTTTGCTTCTCTCTCTTCTTCCGAAAAATCAGAAACATCAAGATCACTAACTATTAAATTACTTAATTCTATATAATTTTCGGTATCGACAATTTTAACTGACTTTAAATAATTTAAACTTCTATTTTTTACCATTTTATAAATATAAGATTTAAAAGAAACCTTAATATTTATAGTGTTTGCTTGCATCCAAAGTTGTACAAAAACCTCTTGAACAATATCTTCACTTATAGAAAAGTCGTACACATATTTATTTGCATAAAGCACCAAATCTTCAAAATATAACTCATAGCAATTTCTAAAGACCTTTTTATCTTTATTCTTTAGTTGCTTTATTATGAGGTTATTATCCATGATAACTTTAAAATATTGAAAAGTAAATATTTTATTTAATTAAAAAACAATATGTGTGAGTAAACTTCTTACAAAGTGACGCGAAAAGTAGTTAATATTAACATGATAAAAAAAAATAAATTTACTATCGAATAATAAATATTTTAAATAAGTAATGATTTACCTACTTTTTTTAGCAATTCTTTTAACGTGAGTTCGAGGAAATTTATCCATTACACTACTCACTATCAATATATTAATTCAAATATCAAGTCGAGCGTAATCGAGATTTATTTGAAATTCTAGTTTTAAGATTGAGCTAAAACTGATAAATTTTTGATTTTAAGATGATTATGTGTCTTATATCTAATTTTTATGCAGAACTTAG
Coding sequences:
- a CDS encoding FecR family protein — protein: MEFKLIIKKINNTLSEKEKEEFETWYSESKEHQEYFHKVKNNKEFSDYILEKEKKWNSIVQRTTKNHHKNNNKKYFAVVASIALFFSVFYFFNMSGKKVPVKEAVVKYDNLKKVTLTLNNGENISLEDNTNIEVLNVKNKNKTLEYYKVEDALKEKEKENLTEIAYNFLTTSRGGEYSLVLEDGTKVWLNSESKLKYPVNFIDGKTRVVELIYGEAYFEVSSSKKHSGDGFKVVHALQEVNVLGTHFNIKAYPEDREIITTLKEGRVLIENIDGKKTYLKPNEQFIYNKLDASAILKKVNADEQISWVRGFFTFKNTSLFEIAKVLSRWYDVDINIKDEKIKNLKFNGVLNKKQNLDLILKSITNTSNINYEKNNGSLDFKK
- a CDS encoding RNA polymerase sigma factor: MDNNLIIKQLKNKDKKVFRNCYELYFEDLVLYANKYVYDFSISEDIVQEVFVQLWMQANTINIKVSFKSYIYKMVKNRSLNYLKSVKIVDTENYIELSNLIVSDLDVSDFSEEEREAKYQKIMQVVQTMPKKMQKIFKLKFIENYKYKEIADELNISINTVKTQLKRAKVKFDKSLILFLLFLFLNN